TCATATAAAATAGTATTAAAGTATAAGATTTCCAAGCGGATCTGAGGGAGATGTCTGGGCTCGCTAGTCCCCGAAAAACCATCGATATCCTCAAGAAATACAATTTGAGGCTCTCCAAAAGTCTTGGGCAAAATTTTCTTGTGGATGAAAACATTCTCAAGAAAATCATCCATGCAGCCAACCTTAAATCCGAAGATGTAGTCTTGGAAGTGGGTTCTGGAATCGGCACCCTCACCCAAGTCCTTGCCGAACGAGCCGGTCAGGTCATTGCGGTAGAACTCGATAGAACTTTAATTCCTATCTTAAGTGAAACCCTTAAAGGCTTTGAAAATGTGAAGCTATTACGAAGGGACGCCTTAAAACTCGATTTAAACTTGCTTCCTCCTAGTTTGCAGCCCAATAAATTGGTTTCCAATTTGCCCTATAATATCGCCTCCCCTTTACTTGTGAAGTATTTGCATGAATATCCCCAGATTGAACTTTTTGTCGTCACGATCCAGAAGGAATTGGCGGAACGAATCCTCGCCTCCCCGGGAGGAAAGGATTACGGTGCTTTCACCTTAAAGATTCAGTATTATTCTGAACCCAAGATGATCTCCATCGTGCCCAGAACCGTTTTTCTTCCACCTCCGAAGGTGGATTCGGCGGTAATTAAACTCAAGCGACTCTCCTCCCCCCGCGTTGGAGTAAAGCATCCTAGTCACCTCTTTGAACTTATCACCGCTGCTTTTGAACATCGAAGGAAGACTATAAAGAATTCTTTGATTCATAGCAGTCGCCTATCGTATGGTAAACGGGAAGTAGAGAAAGCCCTTAAAGGTGCGAATATCGATCCTGAAAGGCGAGGTGAGACTTTGAGCATTTATGAGTTTGCACTTTTGAGCGAGTCCCTCCAAGCTTAATCGACTGAATGAAAAAGAGACGGTAGTTTGGCTATCTTTTTTTCGAGTTCTTGGATTGTTCGTCTGGTTTTTCGAGCTCGGTTTGATATTTTTTTCTTTCTGTGTGTAGCTTCTGGTCAAATGAGGATTTTGCCACCAGAAGACAGATAATCCCAGGATAATTCCAATTGCGAAAGCAAGTAAAACAAAGAGCCATAAGAACTTGTTACTTTGCCATTTCTCCATGTGTCTCCCTCCATTTGGGAATAGGATCTCA
The sequence above is drawn from the Actinomycetota bacterium genome and encodes:
- the rsmA gene encoding 16S rRNA (adenine(1518)-N(6)/adenine(1519)-N(6))-dimethyltransferase RsmA, which translates into the protein MSGLASPRKTIDILKKYNLRLSKSLGQNFLVDENILKKIIHAANLKSEDVVLEVGSGIGTLTQVLAERAGQVIAVELDRTLIPILSETLKGFENVKLLRRDALKLDLNLLPPSLQPNKLVSNLPYNIASPLLVKYLHEYPQIELFVVTIQKELAERILASPGGKDYGAFTLKIQYYSEPKMISIVPRTVFLPPPKVDSAVIKLKRLSSPRVGVKHPSHLFELITAAFEHRRKTIKNSLIHSSRLSYGKREVEKALKGANIDPERRGETLSIYEFALLSESLQA